The nucleotide sequence ACCTTAACCATCGAAGAGTATCTGCTAGTGGGCAGGCGAGTTTGGCAATTGGGCTTTAACCAAGACCAAAGCCTATTATTGACGACCAATGGCGTCAGTGGCGATGTCTCGGTGATTGACGTTAATAGAATGAAAGTCACTAAATCGATAAAAGTGGGCAGATACCCATGGGGAGTGGCGATTAAGGATGTTCAATGAGTATTTGGGTGGAAAACCTCTCCTACTCTTATGGGCGTAAGCAAGTCCTTAATGAGTTAAGCTTCTCGCTAACAGCAGGATTTAATGTACTACTGGGGCCAAATGGTGCAGGCAAGAGTACACTGTTTTCATTGCTGACAGGCCTATTTGAAACTGGGCATGGTCAGATTAAAATTTGTAATTTTGATCTGATTGAACAAAAAAGATCAATGCTCAGGCTCATGGGCGTTGTGTTTCAACAAAGTACCTTAGATTTGGATCTGTCTGTTAAGCAAAACCTGCTCTATCACGCATCATTACACGGTATTTCACCTGTTTTAGCCCTTAAAAATATAAAACCTATTCTTGAACAATTACACTTGTCTGAGCGCTTAAATGATCGCGTTAGGCAACTCAATGGCGGCCATCGCCGCAGACTCGAGATAGCCCGGGCTTTGATACACCAACCTAAGGTGATATTGCTCGATGAGCCTACCGTGGGATTAGATACCAGCAGTCGACGATTGATTATCGAACATGTGAGAGCATTGGCTCATGAGCTGGGGATCTGTATTTTGTGGGCTACCCATTTGATGGACGAAGTAAGCAGTGATGATGTGCTTATCCTATTAGACAAAGGACAGGTTAGGGCACAGGGGCATTGTAATCGTCTTTGCGATGATAATGACACTAAAAATGTATTGGAGCTCTACCATAAGCTAACCAGCAATAGGGAGTTGATGTGAATATTCAACAATACCAGTATTGTTTCTCCGGCGTTGTTAAGCGAGAGTTTTTACGTT is from Shewanella sp. MTB7 and encodes:
- a CDS encoding ABC transporter ATP-binding protein — encoded protein: MSIWVENLSYSYGRKQVLNELSFSLTAGFNVLLGPNGAGKSTLFSLLTGLFETGHGQIKICNFDLIEQKRSMLRLMGVVFQQSTLDLDLSVKQNLLYHASLHGISPVLALKNIKPILEQLHLSERLNDRVRQLNGGHRRRLEIARALIHQPKVILLDEPTVGLDTSSRRLIIEHVRALAHELGICILWATHLMDEVSSDDVLILLDKGQVRAQGHCNRLCDDNDTKNVLELYHKLTSNRELM